The Candidatus Nanopelagicales bacterium region GTGACCACGACCTCGAGATCCAATTGGTCCGAGAGGGCGTGCACCAACACATCCCTGACTCTTTCCGTTGTCGTTGTCGCATTTGGATTCACAACCAGCAGCCCGCGCATCTCGTGAGGCTATCGCTGACGCCATCGCGATGCCCCCGACACGTCGACGATCTCCGGCCAGAGGGGGCGAAGACCCCATTCCTGGCTTAGTCAAGCGCGCCACATGTGACGAACACGACACCAATGATCGCGACCCGGGCGACTCAAGCCCTTGTTTGAGGCGCACTGAACTGTAACCCTTGAGTCGCCGACAAGGGGGTCGGCCGCAAATCGAAGTCGTAATCCAGGTTACTTGGTGCGAATTCGACACGCTGCCTGGCCCCTCTGTTCGCGGATGAATGGAAGTTAGGCAAGCCCCACAAGGGCTTCTATGAGGAGGACGCATGGACTGGCGACACCGAGGCGCCTGCCGTGACGAAGAGCCGGAACTCTTCTTCCCGATCGGGAACACCGGGCCCGCGCTGATGCAGATCGAAGAGGCCAGGCAAGTCTGTCAGGCCTGCGAAGTCATGGACGTGTGCCTTGAATGGGCAATCGAGACGGGCCAGGACGCAGGGGTCTGGGGTGGAATGAGCGAGGACGAGCGCCGGTCGCTCAAGCGACGTCGCGCCCGCGAACGCGCCAGGCTGGCCTGAGACACACCAGCTGCTGCCGCGACTACCAGGTCTGGGTGACTTTCGACAACCCGCGAGGTTGATCGGGGTCATAGCCGCGAGCCACCGACATCTCTAGCGCGAGTTGCTGCAGAGGAATGATGTCGATGATGGGCGCAAGCTCCTCAGGCTGATCCGGCAGCAGATACCCAACAGTTGTCAGATCGATCGAATCCGCTCCAACGAACCCCGCTACGTCAGCTCCACGCTCCTTGAGCCGTTCGAGGACGGGGCGCATGGCCTCACCGCCAACACCGTCGGGCACGACCGCCACAACCGGATGGTCGCGGTCGATCATCGCAAGAGGGCCGTGCAGAAGGTCCGCGCCGCTGAACGCGTGGGCGGCGACATACGCGGTCTCCATCAGCTTCAGAGCCGCCTCCCTCGCCGTCGGGTAGGAGTACCCGCGCCCGGTGGTCACGAGGCGGTCAGTGAACCTGTACCTGGTCGCGATCGCCGCCACTTCGTCTCTTCGCTGCACGAGGCCTTCGGCCAACCCCGGAAGCGAGCGAGCCTGCTCACTGTCGCGGCCAGACCAACCGTTGATGAGCAGCCACAGCGCCATCAGTTCGGCGGAGTATGTCTTGGTGGCAGCTACGGCTCGCTCCTTGCCCGCGACGACATCAACGTGCCAGTTCGCGGCCTTCGCCATCTCCGACTC contains the following coding sequences:
- a CDS encoding WhiB family transcriptional regulator — translated: MDWRHRGACRDEEPELFFPIGNTGPALMQIEEARQVCQACEVMDVCLEWAIETGQDAGVWGGMSEDERRSLKRRRARERARLA
- a CDS encoding SIS domain-containing protein: MAKQAGALMASEIAEQPEVLARLLDREPQIVATAREIAERSPRFVLLAARGTSDHAALYAKYLIEVLLGLPTGLASPSTLTAYGARPDLGGVLVIGVSQSGGSPDLLESVSVARECGALTLSVTNNPESEMAKAANWHVDVVAGKERAVAATKTYSAELMALWLLINGWSGRDSEQARSLPGLAEGLVQRRDEVAAIATRYRFTDRLVTTGRGYSYPTAREAALKLMETAYVAAHAFSGADLLHGPLAMIDRDHPVVAVVPDGVGGEAMRPVLERLKERGADVAGFVGADSIDLTTVGYLLPDQPEELAPIIDIIPLQQLALEMSVARGYDPDQPRGLSKVTQTW